A segment of the Bdellovibrio bacteriovorus genome:
TATGGGCGGCATGGCCGGTGGCATGGCGGGAAGCCTTGGCATGCTTCAGATGCAGCAGCAGATGATGCAGATGCAAATGCAACAGTATCAACAGTACATCCAACAGCAGCAGTCTTACATGCAACAGCAGGTTCAAAGACAGCAGGTTGTGGCAAGCTTGCAGCAGGAACTTTATGGATTGTTGTATAGAATCCAGCAGGTTCAATACGGTGTAGGCGGCGTGGGTGGCTCTATCGGTATTGGTATCGGTGGCGGCACAGGTATCGGTCCAACGCCAATTGGTGGTGGTATCGGCGGTCCTCAGCCAATCCCGGTTCCGGGTACAGGCGGGACGACAGGTCCGGCTCCAATCCCTTCTGCCCGCTAAATAACAAATTAAACAGTTAAATAAACTAAGGCCTTCTGCTAAAACAGAGGGCCTTATGCTTTTTAAAATCCCGCGTCTTTACGACAGTCACGTTCACTTTATCGCCACGGGCGAATTCGCTTCGGGGCTTCGTCTGGAATCGATCACATCCCTGCAGGATCTGCAGAATCTGGATCGCACCAAGCCGGGATATTATCGTCAGCACTGGCTGGTGGGGTTTGGCTGGGATGAGCGCCAATGGCCCGCGCACGAACAGCCACACAAGGATCTTCTGGATAAAGTTTTTCCCGATATTCCCGTTTACTTTGCCCGCATGGATGGACACAGCAGTTGGTTGAATTCCGCCGCCCTTAAAGAAATGGGCTTGGAGTCCGCCACTGGCATTCTGATGGAAAAAGATCATCTGCGTGCCTGGGATCAGTTGCCGTCGTTCTCTAAGTCCCAGCAACGATCCAATATCCTGCAAGCCTGCCGCACGTTCAATGCCGCAGGCTTCACCCATGTTCGTGACTTGAGCTGCACCGAATCCCTGTGGAATATGCTATGTGAGGTCGCCGATGCCGGAGATCTGACTTTGGCGATCGAGGAAAATTTCACCTCGCACGACATGAATGACTTTGATTCGATGTTGACTGCGGCCCTGGCGGCAAAAAAGCAGGATCGTCCTTTGCTTCGTTCCAAAGGCATCAAGGTTTTCTACGATGGTTCGCTGGGGTCTGAGACGGCTCTGCTCAGTCGACCTTACAACGGCGAGCGTTCTGGCAATCAGGGACGCATTCTTTGGGATATCGCTGATATTGAAACGATGATGAAACGCACCTGGGCTGCGGGGCTTGAGTTTTCAGTTCACACCATTGGTGATGAAGCTGCCCATCACATTGTGCAGGCCGCACGCAAGATTTCCGCGCAAGGGGCCGTAGGGCGTTTGAATTTGGAGCACGCGCAGATCCTGCGCCCGGAAACCATTCAGATGATGAAGCCCTTGCATGTGCGCTGTCATATGCAGCCATGTCATTGGCTGAGCGACCGGGTGTGGTTGATGGAAAAGCTGCGAGAACTTTACCCGTATGTCTTCCCTTGGGAGGCCCTGCGCCTGGCGCAGATTCCGATTTCTTTTGGTTGTGACAGCCCGGTGGAGCCATCGTCTTTCTGGCGCAACTATCTGGCTTTGGAAGAAAGCCCTCAGGCTCGCATTCGCAAATTCAATGGCGACATCACTGTGGTGCATGCGCATCCGGATAAAACTTTTGCACCGGACTGTCATTCCGTGATCGAAGACGGCGTGGTGAAAGAAGTCGTCTTTAACGGCAAGAGGATTATTTAAACGACGGCTTGTCGATAATGATCTTTTTGTCCTTCAGGGCATAGATACCGCCACCCACCAGGATCGCGGCTGTCGGGATCAGCCATTTCTTATTTCTTTGCACCCAGCTTTTTTCAGTTTCTTCATCGGCTTGATTTGTTGCCTGCACACAACTGGGGGTGAAAAACACCCGGGCCTGCAGGGACAGGCTGATGTCGTCGATCTGGGATTGAAATCCGCCACAGCCGCCCTCCACCAGTGCTTGCGCGTGATTTGCCTGCTGCAAAAGCTGCGCGAAGGTTCCATAGAAACTCACGGCGGTGTGAGAGTCAGAAATCAATGTGAAGTGATATGCGGCCTCGGGCACCAGTCGTAAGTGCCTATTTTCTTCCAGAGGGATGATCTGACTTTCCACGGCCAGCGCCTTCATCCACGGATTTAATTTTTTTAGATTTTCCAATGATACCGATTCGACCCGGCAAGCCGTGGGGCTGGATTCATCCTGCAGCAGGCTGAACTTGCAGTGCAAAGTCTTCACAGAACTTTCGATTTGCGGCGAGGTCTTCCCACTTTGCCATTTCAAAGTCAGATCCCGCAGAAATTGCAGACTGAGTGCTGAAAGGGCGGATTGTTGATTCAGTCGATTCAAAGTTTCAAGTCCCTGAGGGATTTCCGTGATGGACAGGTCCGCCAGAGAAAACATTTGTTGTTCTTGTTCCGGGGCTTGTTGCAGTTTTTCAATTTGCACGTCGCCATAAGAACGGGTCGTTGGGTTTTCCTGCAAAAACTTTTTAAACTCGGCCGGAGACGCCGACGGGGCTTGAATCAGCACTTGCGCTTTGGTGCTGGTTGCCAGAAGTAAAATCAAAATCCATCAACGGGGTTTTCATTTTTTCTCCTAGTTTTGATATTCGATACGCACAGCTTTGCGGGGGGCGGAAGCGGGGGTGACGCTGTTACCGCGCGCCTCAGGATTTTGAACGACGGCAATAAAGGGACCATTAAAGCTGAGCAGTCGTGGACTTTCGGTGTCTTTCACCAGCACGGCATATTGTTGGGGATTTAGCGGAGCGCGCAGAAGTTTCAACTTGCTTCCCACTTTCAATCCGCCTTTTTGGGTGTCATTGCTGGCCAGATAAAGATCCACGACGCCACCCATGTCACCAACGAGGGATGCGAGCGATTCTGCATTGGCGATTTCGATTGGCACCAGTACATGGCCTGCCGGGATATAAGTGTCAACCGATGCCGGGGCCGCCACGGTTTCCAGTGGATCTTGTTCAGACTTGGAGGGGCTGCTGATAAAGGCGATCAGGCCGATGACCAGAAAGCCCGCCAGAGGCCAGTTACTTTTTAGATTTGAAACGGTCTTTTGAAACATAAGACTTCTCTTTTGTGAATTGGTGACGTTGTTGCGCGGATTTAAGTTTTGAAAGATGTGAAAAGGCCGCGAAGAAAATCAGCAGCACCAGGGCCATCACCAGACAGACTTCAATGAGTATCTGCCCTTTGTTATTTGGGTTTTCCATCGCAAGGATCCTTTGGTCAAAGTAACGGCGCAGGCTTTTTCAAAGCCGAAATCCGCCTTCAGGAAATTGGAAAGGGGCGGGCGCAGCGCGATCCGGTACTGCCAGCGTTGCGCCAAAGCCTGACGAACTTCAAAGTCAGGCTCAGGGCTGTATGTCGGCGCCGTGTCCGGGAAATCCGGACGGACCGCCAGGCGGGGAATGGGCTCATTTTCAATCTGAGTTTTAATCGTCAGGAAATTCAGACGTGTCTGGTTTTCCCGGTGGGCGCGGTAAAGCTGGGTGCGGGTGGAGCTGTGGCTGCGTTGAAGCTGCAGGTTGCTTTGCTGGATGAGTTGTTTTTGTTGGGCATCCAGGGCCAGGCGCCAGGTTTGAACTTGCAGCACGCGGGCCTCCGCCAGAGTGATTAAGTAGGGATTCTGTGCTGAGTATGCCATTTTCCGTTGAGTTAGGGCTTTACCCCATTGAACTTTTAACTTGATGGCTTCGGAATTCAGCGACAGCAGCTTTTCTAGATGGGGACGAACCTTTTCTTGTCCTTGAAGGCCCTCACTGCGACAAGTGTGTTTCATCGCCAGATCCAGTTGCAGAAAGCCCATCATTGCAGCGACCAGAAACAGTCCGGACACCAGTATCGGCAGTAAAGCCAGAATAAGAATAGCGGCAAAGCCCTGCTGGTTGCGCATGCGGGGGCCTTTCTTACAGCCGCAGTTCTTTTGAAATTTGGATTTCCGGTTGCAACGCAATTTCGATGCGTCCGGTGCTGCCCGAGAGCGATTTGTTCAGACGGACATTCAGGCGGGTGTTCTTAAACATCAGCTTTTGCAGATTCTTTTCCAGATGGTTTTTACAGGTGGAAACTTGAACGGATTCCGCACAGATCAGGGCTTCATGCAGTTGATGATCGGCATAATAGAAAACCAGCGTGCGATAGAATAGAAATGCCAGTGCCGTGCCGGTGGCTAACAGGAGCGGCAGCACAAAAGCCGCTTCCAAAAGTGCCTGTCCTTTTTGATTTAGAATTTTCATAACTATTTGCTGTCTGATTTGGAGTTAACGGAACCCTCGAAGAAATCGCTGAAGTCGCGTTTCTTGTACATGGTGTCCGTGACTTTATGGGCTTCTTTCTTGCGGCTGTCCGTTCCGCCCAGGGCTTGCGCCACATTGGCGAACTGCACGTCGATGTTGGCGCCGACAACTTTGATAACCGAAATGCTGCCGACAGCAACGATAGCGACAATGATCAGGTACTCAACAAGTCCCTGGCCTTTTTTGTTTTTGATGATGGTTTGAGCTTTCATGGATCCTCCAGTGGTCAGGAGGTGAAAGCAAAGATCGGACAGCGGTGGGATGCGATTAAAGCAAAAAAAAAGTCCGGAGGTCCGGACTTTTTGGAAAACTACTTCTTTTTAGCTTTTGTAGTTTCAGCTTTTTTTGCAGCGGCCTTTTCTTCCTTGGCAGCAGCAGCAGCTTCTTTTTTAGCGCCGGCTTTTTTAGCCTTACGCTGGATAATAATGCGATCCAAAATGTCGTAAGCTTCTTTTTGCAGGTCGTTTTCGAAGATAAAGCGATAGAAACCTTCGATTTCCGGGCTTTGACGGAACTTCTTCAGGGACGTAGGAAGGCTGTCAGATTGAACGAAGTCAATAGAACTACCATCTTTTGAGAGCTTAACTTTTTCAGCCATTCGAAAATCCCCTAATCTTTTAAAGGGTTTGTACCTTGATAGGGGTTTAGGAATCAAGCAAAAACAGGGTTCACAGGGGTGAAAAGGTCCCGCAAGAAGGCCTTGGCGGAATGGGACGAAGTTGGAATAAGTATTGAATTTTGTTCAGAAATGACGCAAATTTAAGGCTCAAAAAACAGGGGAGGTCATGGTGCTGATTCTTGACGGAAAAGAAGTCGCGAAAGAGGTGCGTGCGTCCCTTGTTCCCCGAGTGGCGAAGTTTAAAGAAACTTACGGCCGGGCTCCTCATCTGTCGGTCGTCATTGTCGGCGACGATAAGGCGAGCCACGTTTACGTTAAAAACAAAAAAATCGCCTGCGAAAAAATCGGGATGACCTCCACGATTCACACTCTGCCGGCCGAAACCACGCAAAGCGAGTTGAATCAGATTCTAAGCAAACTGAACAACGACAATGGCGTGGACGGCATTCTGGTTCAGTTCCCGTTGCCAAAACATCTCAGCGCGGACGAGGTTCTGAAGCTTGTTTCCGCCGAAAAAGATGCTGATGGTCTGACTTACGAATCTTTGGGGTACTTCTTTGCTGGAAAGCCCCTGGTCAGCCCGTGCACTCCGGCGGGAGTGATTGAGATTCTGAAGCATTATCGAATCCCGGTGGAGGGGAAAAGGGCCGTGGTCGTTGGTCGCAGCAATATTGTGGGGAAACCCATGGCTCTGCTCTTGACTGAAGCCAACGCCACAGTCACATTGTGCCACTCCAAAACTTCCAATATGTCAGAGCTCACAAAGCAGGCGGATTTGGTTGTCGTCGCGGCTGGCAAGGCCCGACTCTTGGGTAAAGAAGATTTTAAAAAAGATGCGATCGTGATTGATGTGGGTATGCATGGCTCAGGTCAGGGCGGAAAACTCTGTGGAGATGTTCGCTTTGAAGAGCTTGATGGCTGGGCGAAGGCAGCAACTCCGGTTCCCGGTGGTGTGGGTCCGATGACCATTGCCATGCTTTTGAAGAACACCTGCCAGTTGGCGGAACAACGCGCCCGCGACCCTCAATTCTAGTTCAGAGGATTTTATGTACAGCGGATTTTTGAAAAATGTTTGGTATGTGGGACTTCCAAGTGCAGAGCTGGCGGTGAATAAAGCCACGGCTCGCAAGATCTTGAATGAGCCCATCGTGTTCTATCGTGACTCCAAAGGCAAAGTGTCCGCGATGCGGGATATCTGCCCTCACCGTGGTATTCCGCTGAGCTATGGCCGCGTGGTGAATGATCAGATCGAATGCCCTTATCACGGCTGGAAGTTTGACGGCACCGGCATGTGTACTGAGATTCCTTCACTGTGCCCGGATCAGGAACTGAATCCGAATAAAATCAAAGTGCGCTCTTACCCTGTTCACGAAGCTCAAGGCCTGATCTGGGTCTTTGTAGGTGACAAG
Coding sequences within it:
- a CDS encoding amidohydrolase, with protein sequence MLFKIPRLYDSHVHFIATGEFASGLRLESITSLQDLQNLDRTKPGYYRQHWLVGFGWDERQWPAHEQPHKDLLDKVFPDIPVYFARMDGHSSWLNSAALKEMGLESATGILMEKDHLRAWDQLPSFSKSQQRSNILQACRTFNAAGFTHVRDLSCTESLWNMLCEVADAGDLTLAIEENFTSHDMNDFDSMLTAALAAKKQDRPLLRSKGIKVFYDGSLGSETALLSRPYNGERSGNQGRILWDIADIETMMKRTWAAGLEFSVHTIGDEAAHHIVQAARKISAQGAVGRLNLEHAQILRPETIQMMKPLHVRCHMQPCHWLSDRVWLMEKLRELYPYVFPWEALRLAQIPISFGCDSPVEPSSFWRNYLALEESPQARIRKFNGDITVVHAHPDKTFAPDCHSVIEDGVVKEVVFNGKRII
- a CDS encoding Flp family type IVb pilin — its product is MKAQTIIKNKKGQGLVEYLIIVAIVAVGSISVIKVVGANIDVQFANVAQALGGTDSRKKEAHKVTDTMYKKRDFSDFFEGSVNSKSDSK
- the folD gene encoding bifunctional methylenetetrahydrofolate dehydrogenase/methenyltetrahydrofolate cyclohydrolase FolD, which gives rise to MVLILDGKEVAKEVRASLVPRVAKFKETYGRAPHLSVVIVGDDKASHVYVKNKKIACEKIGMTSTIHTLPAETTQSELNQILSKLNNDNGVDGILVQFPLPKHLSADEVLKLVSAEKDADGLTYESLGYFFAGKPLVSPCTPAGVIEILKHYRIPVEGKRAVVVGRSNIVGKPMALLLTEANATVTLCHSKTSNMSELTKQADLVVVAAGKARLLGKEDFKKDAIVIDVGMHGSGQGGKLCGDVRFEELDGWAKAATPVPGGVGPMTIAMLLKNTCQLAEQRARDPQF